The Zygosaccharomyces rouxii strain CBS732 chromosome G complete sequence genome contains a region encoding:
- the EFM5 gene encoding protein-lysine N-methyltransferase (uniprot|Q96WU1 Zygosaccharomyces rouxii orf Hypothetical protein, highly similar to YGR001C uniprot|P53200 Saccharomyces cerevisiae YGR001C Protein with similarity to methyltransferase family members; required for replication of Brome mosaic virus in S. cerevisiae, which is a model system for studying replication of positive-strand RNA viruses in their natural hosts): MSESDDELTLSSNALAALQEFKQEEQQRQENFEKLLQQADEEFEEKKRIQGMELFKEDWQLSQFWYADDTADVLAEALLEGADPDTVIAVVSAPSVYAAILKRPKEQIPTKNIYLFEYDTRFELLAGRDHYVYYDYVQPLEFTDQLKGKVDRLLIDPPFLHNNCQTNSLLAPKDGSKTMNGYLRHRFMSCTGERMADLISKLYPDSKITTFLPQHANGLSNEFRCYADFEWKKWKFST; the protein is encoded by the exons ATGTCAGAATCAGACGATGAATT GACTCTTTCTAGCAATGCCCTGGCAGCTTTACAAGAGTTTAAGCAGGAAGAACAACAGCGCCaggaaaattttgaaaaactaTTGCAACAAGCTGATGaggaatttgaagaaaagaagagaattCAGGGAATGGAGCtattcaaagaagattggCAGCTTTCTCAGTTCTGGTATGCTGATGATACCGCCGACGTCTTGGCGGAGGCTTTGCTTGAAGGCGCAGACCCTGATACTGTTATTGCAGTTGTAAGCGCCCCATCAGTGTACGCGGCAATACTGAAAAGACCCAAAGAGCAGATTCCCACTAAAAATATTTATCTTTTTGAGTATGACACGAGATTTGAACTTCTTGCTGGGCGTGATCATTACGTTTATTATGACTATGTTCAGCCGTTGGAATTCACTGATCAACTTAAGGGTAAGGTCGATCGTCTTTTGATTGATCCCCCTTTCTTGCACAATAATTGTCAAACTAATT CTCTCTTAGCACCTAAAGACGGCTCTAAAACGATGAACGGTTATTTGAGACATCGATTCATGTCCTGTACCGGTGAAAGAATGGCAGACTTGATTTCCAAGTTATATCCTGATTCAAAAATCACCACTTTCCTTCCCCAGCATGCAAATGGATTAAGCAATGAATTCAGATGCTATGCTGACTTCGAAtggaaaaaatggaaattcAGTACTTAA